A region from the Peromyscus maniculatus bairdii isolate BWxNUB_F1_BW_parent chromosome 5, HU_Pman_BW_mat_3.1, whole genome shotgun sequence genome encodes:
- the LOC102911231 gene encoding prolactin-like isoform X2 yields MIQLLLVSNLLLWECVVSRPMCLDIGYKKLFLQELFDRATVIAQYTSNLTMQMSEEFDENFAKNLEYKARNSSTCHTASLTTLEINEQIQQTQSDELLKVMISISRVWYHPLEHLVCEVAARKGTCETMLSKIKELEEKNQELLEEMKGILVRVHPGAEENAYPAWMGLAEVRSDNEDTHHFALSNLLHCLRSDTDKIVTYLEVLKCQVIHNNNC; encoded by the exons ATGATTCAGCTTCTGCTAGTGTCAAACCTTCTCCTATGGGAATGTGTGGTCTCCAGACCCATGTGCCTTGACATAGGATACAAGAAGTTGTTCCTTCAAGAACTCTTTGACCGTGCAACTGTCATTGCTCAATACACCTCTAACCTCACCATGCAAATGTCTGAGGAGTTT gatGAAAACTTTGCCAAAAACCTGGAGTACAAAGCCAGGAACTCCAGCACCTGTCATACCGCTTCCCTTACTACTCTGGAAATCAATGAACAAATCCAACAGACACAA TCAGATGAACTTCTCAAAGTGATGATCAGCATTTCACGAGTCTGGTACCACCCTCTGGAACACCTAGTATGTGAAGTGGCTGCTCGTAAAGGGACCTGTGAGACAATGCTGTCGAAAATCAAAGAgttggaggaaaaaaatcaagaacttcTAGAGGAAATGAAAGGAATCCTTGTCAGA GTTCATCCTGGAGCTGAAGAAAATGCCTACCCTGCTTGGATGGGACTAGCAGAAGTGAGATCTGACAATGAAGATACTCACCATTTTGCTCTTAGTAACCTGTTGCACTGCCTTCGAAGTGATACTGATAAGATTGTCACTTACCTTGAGGTCCTGAAGTGCCAAGTCATCCATAATAACAACTGCTGA
- the LOC102911231 gene encoding prolactin-like isoform X1, translating into MQLSWSQPCSSGMIQLLLVSNLLLWECVVSRPMCLDIGYKKLFLQELFDRATVIAQYTSNLTMQMSEEFDENFAKNLEYKARNSSTCHTASLTTLEINEQIQQTQSDELLKVMISISRVWYHPLEHLVCEVAARKGTCETMLSKIKELEEKNQELLEEMKGILVRVHPGAEENAYPAWMGLAEVRSDNEDTHHFALSNLLHCLRSDTDKIVTYLEVLKCQVIHNNNC; encoded by the exons ATGCAGCTGTCTTGGAGTCaaccatgttcct CAGGAATGATTCAGCTTCTGCTAGTGTCAAACCTTCTCCTATGGGAATGTGTGGTCTCCAGACCCATGTGCCTTGACATAGGATACAAGAAGTTGTTCCTTCAAGAACTCTTTGACCGTGCAACTGTCATTGCTCAATACACCTCTAACCTCACCATGCAAATGTCTGAGGAGTTT gatGAAAACTTTGCCAAAAACCTGGAGTACAAAGCCAGGAACTCCAGCACCTGTCATACCGCTTCCCTTACTACTCTGGAAATCAATGAACAAATCCAACAGACACAA TCAGATGAACTTCTCAAAGTGATGATCAGCATTTCACGAGTCTGGTACCACCCTCTGGAACACCTAGTATGTGAAGTGGCTGCTCGTAAAGGGACCTGTGAGACAATGCTGTCGAAAATCAAAGAgttggaggaaaaaaatcaagaacttcTAGAGGAAATGAAAGGAATCCTTGTCAGA GTTCATCCTGGAGCTGAAGAAAATGCCTACCCTGCTTGGATGGGACTAGCAGAAGTGAGATCTGACAATGAAGATACTCACCATTTTGCTCTTAGTAACCTGTTGCACTGCCTTCGAAGTGATACTGATAAGATTGTCACTTACCTTGAGGTCCTGAAGTGCCAAGTCATCCATAATAACAACTGCTGA
- the LOC102911231 gene encoding prolactin-like isoform X3 codes for MQLSWSQPCSSGMIQLLLVSNLLLWECVVSRPMCLDIGYKKLFLQELFDRATVIAQYTSNLTMQMSEEFSDELLKVMISISRVWYHPLEHLVCEVAARKGTCETMLSKIKELEEKNQELLEEMKGILVRVHPGAEENAYPAWMGLAEVRSDNEDTHHFALSNLLHCLRSDTDKIVTYLEVLKCQVIHNNNC; via the exons ATGCAGCTGTCTTGGAGTCaaccatgttcct CAGGAATGATTCAGCTTCTGCTAGTGTCAAACCTTCTCCTATGGGAATGTGTGGTCTCCAGACCCATGTGCCTTGACATAGGATACAAGAAGTTGTTCCTTCAAGAACTCTTTGACCGTGCAACTGTCATTGCTCAATACACCTCTAACCTCACCATGCAAATGTCTGAGGAGTTT TCAGATGAACTTCTCAAAGTGATGATCAGCATTTCACGAGTCTGGTACCACCCTCTGGAACACCTAGTATGTGAAGTGGCTGCTCGTAAAGGGACCTGTGAGACAATGCTGTCGAAAATCAAAGAgttggaggaaaaaaatcaagaacttcTAGAGGAAATGAAAGGAATCCTTGTCAGA GTTCATCCTGGAGCTGAAGAAAATGCCTACCCTGCTTGGATGGGACTAGCAGAAGTGAGATCTGACAATGAAGATACTCACCATTTTGCTCTTAGTAACCTGTTGCACTGCCTTCGAAGTGATACTGATAAGATTGTCACTTACCTTGAGGTCCTGAAGTGCCAAGTCATCCATAATAACAACTGCTGA